One part of the Terrimicrobium sacchariphilum genome encodes these proteins:
- the ispG gene encoding (E)-4-hydroxy-3-methylbut-2-enyl-diphosphate synthase gives MKYCSSVYGSPRRLTRVVDVGGVHLGGSNPVRLQSMLTCDTMDTEACIRQTLELVEVGCEIVRITAPTVKDAANLENVSKGLRARGCHVPLVADIHFKPEAAMEAAKWVEKVRINPGNYADSKKFKIIEYTDEQYLQELGRIRERFTPLVQFCKEHGRAMRIGTNHGSLSDRIMNRYGDTPLGMVESALEFARIARELDYHQFVFSMKASNPKVMIAAYRLLVARLNELGDDWNYPVHLGVTEAGDGEDGRIKSAIGIGSLLGDGIGDTVRVSLTEDSIHEIPVARALVELIRPVGAPVADAEPSYDPFSYARRPTETLQIGDARLGGEELVRVAVRQQTYDQVAHKIDRMGDYQPEFVVESSGAIAVDPRSDEEIQGLSVLASPALITVRDGLDLPVVPAYRLLAARVPGRHPILLKETLAPATEAGDFLPNLLGAAANIGALLCDGIGDAVLVQGEPAPGQSLRLAYNILQAAGTRIFKTDYVACPSCGRTLFNLQSTTARIKEATSHLKGVKIAIMGCIVNGPGEMADADFGYVGGAPGKINLYVGKTAVKFNIPEAEAVDRLKDLIREHGRWVDAPAPAEPAHV, from the coding sequence ATGAAGTACTGTTCGAGTGTCTACGGATCACCGCGCCGACTGACGCGCGTGGTTGATGTGGGTGGTGTGCACCTGGGCGGATCGAATCCGGTCCGCCTCCAGTCCATGCTCACCTGCGATACGATGGACACCGAGGCCTGTATCCGGCAGACGCTCGAGCTGGTCGAGGTGGGATGCGAGATCGTCCGCATCACGGCCCCCACGGTCAAGGATGCTGCCAATCTCGAAAACGTCTCGAAGGGCCTGCGGGCGAGGGGATGCCATGTCCCGCTCGTTGCGGACATTCATTTTAAACCCGAGGCGGCGATGGAAGCCGCGAAGTGGGTCGAGAAAGTCCGCATCAATCCCGGCAACTACGCCGACTCGAAGAAGTTCAAGATCATCGAGTACACGGACGAGCAATACCTTCAGGAGCTAGGCCGTATCCGCGAGCGCTTCACGCCGCTCGTCCAGTTTTGCAAGGAGCATGGCCGCGCCATGCGCATCGGCACCAATCACGGCAGCCTGAGCGACCGTATCATGAACCGCTACGGCGACACGCCGCTCGGCATGGTGGAGAGCGCTCTGGAGTTTGCCCGCATCGCCCGCGAGCTGGATTACCACCAGTTCGTCTTCTCGATGAAGGCGAGCAATCCCAAGGTGATGATCGCCGCCTACCGCCTGCTCGTCGCCCGATTGAATGAACTCGGCGACGACTGGAATTATCCGGTACACCTCGGCGTGACCGAGGCCGGAGACGGAGAGGATGGCCGCATCAAGAGCGCCATCGGCATCGGCAGCCTGCTCGGCGACGGCATCGGCGACACTGTGCGGGTCTCGCTCACGGAGGACAGCATTCACGAGATTCCGGTGGCCCGCGCCCTCGTTGAGCTCATCCGGCCTGTCGGCGCTCCTGTGGCGGATGCCGAGCCGTCCTACGATCCCTTTTCCTACGCCCGCCGCCCTACCGAAACGCTCCAGATCGGAGACGCCAGGCTCGGAGGCGAAGAGCTGGTGCGCGTGGCGGTGAGGCAGCAGACCTACGATCAGGTGGCCCACAAGATCGACCGCATGGGCGATTACCAGCCAGAGTTCGTCGTCGAATCCTCCGGCGCCATCGCTGTCGATCCCCGCTCGGATGAGGAAATACAGGGACTTTCCGTATTGGCCTCTCCTGCTTTGATCACGGTGCGTGACGGACTCGATCTGCCCGTGGTGCCAGCCTACAGGCTGCTTGCCGCCCGGGTGCCGGGTCGCCATCCCATCCTGCTCAAGGAAACGCTCGCTCCTGCTACGGAAGCTGGTGATTTTCTCCCAAACCTCCTCGGAGCCGCAGCCAATATCGGCGCTTTGCTCTGCGATGGCATCGGCGACGCTGTGCTGGTGCAGGGAGAGCCCGCTCCAGGCCAGTCTCTACGACTCGCCTACAATATCCTCCAGGCGGCAGGAACCCGCATCTTCAAGACGGATTACGTGGCCTGCCCGAGCTGCGGTCGCACGCTTTTCAATCTGCAGTCGACCACTGCCCGCATCAAGGAGGCCACCAGCCACCTGAAGGGCGTGAAGATCGCCATCATGGGCTGCATCGTCAACGGACCGGGCGAGATGGCAGATGCCGACTTTGGATACGTGGGCGGAGCCCCGGGCAAGATCAATCTCTACGTCGGCAAGACGGCGGTGAAGTTCAACATCCCCGAAGCCGAAGCCGTTGATCGCCTGAAAGATCTGATCCGCGAGCATGGCCGGTGGGTCGATGCCCCCGCGCCTGCGGAACCCGCTCACGTCTAA